Proteins found in one Methylobacterium sp. CB376 genomic segment:
- a CDS encoding glycosyltransferase, producing the protein MASPRVLFVNHTATMAGAELVLADVVASWRGATALLFEDGPLAAAMAARGLSVERARAGASLSGLRRDSPALGALPLAGRLAGLVLEIARRARRHDVVYANSQKAFVLAAVATALARRPLIWHLHDIVDAHHFGRAQRRLQVGLANARASRVIAPSGAVAEAFAAAGGRPDLVALVPNGLDLVPDPRPRPELRRALGLPDGPLVGVFSRLAPWKGQHVLLRALAAHPGVGAVVAGAALFGEDAYARDLARMAGELGLAGRVHFLGHRDDVPRLMQAMDAVVHPSIHPEPFGRTLVEAMLAGVPVVATRTGAAAEILDEGRAGTLVPPGDPAALAAAIGRVLAGREGTAATVAAARERARRLYPADRMREAIAGVIDRVAREARP; encoded by the coding sequence ATGGCGTCCCCCCGCGTCCTGTTCGTCAACCATACCGCCACGATGGCGGGAGCCGAGCTGGTGCTCGCCGACGTCGTCGCGTCCTGGCGCGGCGCCACCGCCCTGCTGTTCGAGGACGGCCCCCTGGCGGCCGCGATGGCGGCGCGCGGCCTCTCGGTCGAGCGCGCGCGGGCGGGGGCGAGCCTCTCGGGCCTGCGGCGCGATTCCCCGGCCCTCGGCGCCCTGCCGCTCGCCGGACGGCTCGCCGGGCTCGTCCTGGAGATCGCCCGCCGGGCGCGCCGGCACGACGTCGTCTACGCCAATTCGCAGAAGGCCTTCGTGCTCGCCGCGGTGGCCACTGCGCTGGCGCGCCGGCCCCTGATCTGGCACCTGCACGACATCGTCGACGCGCATCATTTCGGCCGCGCCCAGCGCCGGCTCCAGGTCGGCCTCGCCAATGCCCGGGCGTCCCGGGTCATCGCGCCCTCGGGCGCGGTGGCGGAGGCCTTCGCGGCGGCCGGCGGGCGGCCGGACCTCGTCGCCCTGGTGCCGAACGGCCTCGACCTCGTGCCCGATCCGCGCCCGCGGCCGGAGCTGCGCCGCGCCCTCGGGCTGCCCGACGGCCCCCTGGTCGGCGTCTTCAGCCGGCTCGCCCCCTGGAAGGGCCAGCACGTGCTGCTGCGGGCCCTCGCGGCGCATCCCGGGGTCGGCGCGGTCGTGGCCGGCGCCGCCCTGTTCGGCGAGGACGCCTACGCGCGCGACCTCGCGCGGATGGCCGGGGAGCTCGGCCTCGCCGGCCGCGTGCACTTCCTCGGGCATCGGGACGACGTGCCCCGGCTGATGCAGGCGATGGACGCCGTCGTGCATCCCTCCATCCATCCCGAGCCCTTCGGGCGCACCCTGGTCGAGGCCATGCTGGCGGGCGTGCCGGTCGTGGCGACGCGCACCGGGGCGGCGGCCGAGATCCTGGACGAGGGCCGGGCCGGCACCCTGGTGCCGCCCGGCGACCCCGCCGCCCTCGCGGCGGCGATCGGGCGGGTCCTCGCCGGACGGGAGGGCACGGCCGCGACGGTGGCGGCGGCCCGGGAGCGGGCGCGGCGCCTCTACCCGGCCGACCGGATGCGGGAGGCGATCGCCGGGGTGATCGACCGGGTGGCCCGGGAGGCCCGCCCGTGA
- a CDS encoding glycosyltransferase: protein MRVAIVHDWLYVVGGAERVLREMLACFPQADVFCLFDVLPAEGRARIGLPRTQVSFLQRLPLLGRAHQAYLPLMPLAVEQFDLSGYDLVLSSSYAVAKGVITGPDQVHVAYVHSPMRYAWDLQHAYLRESGLARGVKGALARALLHYMRLWDVRTASGPDALVANSRFVARRIRKIYGREATVIHPPVTLSEQPLTMPRGRHFLAASRLVPYKNVEAIVDAFRLTPELELVVAGDGSEAERLRRRAGPNVTFAGYVSDAELRRLMATARAFVFAAEEDFGIVPVEAQAEGTPVLALGRGGARETVLTQGPGRTGLFFDEPSAEAIAACLRSFVATEGSFSRAACRAQAERFSAERFRREFTSFVDKQVATHGPPASARERHVYAVEMVG, encoded by the coding sequence GTGCGAGTGGCCATCGTCCATGACTGGCTCTACGTCGTCGGAGGGGCGGAGCGCGTCCTGCGCGAGATGCTGGCCTGCTTCCCGCAGGCGGACGTTTTCTGCCTGTTCGACGTCCTCCCGGCCGAGGGCCGCGCGCGGATCGGCCTGCCGCGGACGCAGGTGAGCTTCCTGCAGCGGCTGCCCCTGCTCGGCCGCGCCCACCAGGCCTACCTGCCGCTGATGCCGCTGGCGGTCGAGCAGTTCGACCTGTCGGGCTACGACCTCGTGCTCTCGTCGAGCTACGCCGTGGCCAAGGGGGTGATCACCGGGCCCGACCAGGTCCACGTCGCCTACGTCCACTCGCCGATGCGCTACGCCTGGGACCTCCAGCACGCCTACCTGCGCGAGAGCGGGCTCGCCCGCGGGGTCAAGGGCGCCCTGGCCCGGGCCCTCCTGCACTACATGCGGCTCTGGGACGTCCGCACGGCGTCCGGGCCGGACGCGCTCGTCGCCAATTCCCGCTTCGTCGCCCGGCGCATCCGCAAGATCTACGGGCGGGAGGCGACGGTGATCCACCCGCCCGTCACCCTGTCGGAGCAGCCCCTGACCATGCCGCGCGGGCGCCACTTCCTGGCCGCGAGCCGGCTCGTGCCCTACAAGAACGTCGAGGCGATCGTCGACGCGTTCCGGCTGACGCCGGAGCTCGAACTCGTCGTGGCCGGGGACGGGTCGGAGGCGGAGCGCCTGCGCCGGCGCGCGGGCCCGAACGTCACCTTCGCGGGCTACGTCAGCGACGCGGAATTGCGGCGCCTGATGGCGACGGCGCGCGCCTTCGTGTTCGCGGCCGAGGAGGATTTCGGCATCGTCCCGGTCGAGGCCCAGGCCGAGGGCACTCCCGTGCTCGCTCTCGGCCGCGGCGGCGCCCGCGAGACGGTCCTGACCCAGGGCCCCGGGCGCACCGGCCTGTTCTTCGACGAGCCCAGCGCCGAGGCGATCGCCGCCTGCCTGCGCAGCTTCGTGGCGACCGAGGGGAGCTTCTCCCGCGCCGCCTGCCGGGCGCAGGCCGAGCGCTTCTCGGCGGAGCGCTTCCGGCGCGAATTCACGAGCTTCGTGGACAAGCAGGTCGCGACGCACGGTCCGCCGGCCTCCGCGCGGGAGCGGCACGTCTACGCGGTCGAGATGGTCGGCTGA
- a CDS encoding GumC family protein codes for MLTKPDVGIPPRPAPRIGVATRLWRRRGLFLTVFSAVLGAAVAALLVIPVRYVASGSVIVAEPEPGTAANSAAWAQKVGDPADLESQLLVVRSPRILRLAMTQPGVAEAARRECRTEARGGPLGLARVTGEPAAACDALAPGSDALFDYLDRRVMVGNVGRSRVITVAFQAQLPDVAQGLTNAVITAFLDDQRSGLAKSREAAASWIWQEIRQLDQSLREEEEQIQAYRRRRGLVRGATAPIASEKLTSISQQLASAETARADAAARLREISADQARGSADSPAVLASRTIGDLKQQYAQLSAQLANAETTLGPNHPTIQGLRRERDQVQARMKREVASVAASARQVYEASNGLVASLKRQLDAAKDEVGAAADAEAAIAAMVRSVELKRGQYTDLYKRASELETERRILTGSTRLVSLAELPTRPFFPKRLPFLAAGLTLATLLGAAAALLRDRTDGTVRAAHAIDEVAGTTTLAQLPRLSAPRPFPGAELIPGRRTLPLGPALSGAARDPKLQAALRQLAAQLALRPPGRTPRSLLVTSASPQEGKTFTTLALAARLAASGQRVLVIEADLRAPSIEAGLDLPPSPGLGAVLRGEAPARAAIVRSRLPGVDVLPAGGPVEDSTELLAGPRVAGVLALAEEYDLALVDSPPLGALMDATLLARRVEAVLVCARWGWSQVEEAAAAVAGVRAAGGTVAGTVITLVRPQDQALYGERPGPARTSLGAA; via the coding sequence ATGCTGACCAAACCGGATGTCGGGATCCCGCCGCGGCCGGCGCCGCGGATCGGCGTGGCCACGCGGCTGTGGCGCCGGCGCGGCCTGTTCCTGACCGTGTTCTCGGCGGTGCTCGGCGCCGCCGTGGCGGCGCTCCTGGTGATCCCGGTGCGCTACGTGGCGAGCGGCTCGGTGATCGTGGCCGAGCCCGAGCCCGGCACCGCCGCCAATTCCGCCGCCTGGGCCCAGAAGGTCGGCGACCCGGCCGACCTCGAGAGCCAGCTCCTGGTGGTGCGCTCGCCCCGGATCCTGCGCCTCGCCATGACCCAGCCGGGCGTGGCGGAGGCGGCGCGGCGCGAGTGCCGGACGGAGGCCCGGGGCGGCCCGCTCGGGCTCGCCCGGGTGACGGGCGAGCCGGCCGCGGCCTGCGACGCCCTCGCGCCGGGGAGCGACGCGCTGTTCGACTACCTCGACCGGCGCGTGATGGTCGGGAATGTGGGCCGCTCGCGCGTCATCACCGTCGCCTTCCAGGCGCAGCTCCCGGACGTGGCCCAGGGCCTGACAAACGCGGTGATCACGGCCTTCCTGGACGACCAGCGGTCCGGCCTCGCCAAGTCCCGCGAGGCGGCGGCGTCCTGGATCTGGCAGGAGATCCGCCAGCTCGACCAGTCCCTGCGCGAGGAGGAGGAGCAGATCCAGGCCTATCGCCGCCGGCGGGGCCTGGTGCGCGGCGCGACGGCGCCGATCGCCTCGGAGAAGCTGACCAGCATCAGCCAGCAGCTGGCCAGCGCCGAGACGGCGCGGGCCGACGCCGCCGCGCGCCTGCGGGAGATCAGCGCCGACCAGGCGCGCGGCTCGGCCGATTCGCCCGCCGTGCTGGCGAGCCGGACGATCGGCGACCTGAAGCAGCAATATGCCCAGCTCTCCGCCCAGCTCGCCAATGCGGAGACGACGCTCGGGCCCAACCACCCGACCATCCAGGGCCTGCGGCGCGAGCGCGACCAGGTCCAGGCCCGCATGAAGCGGGAGGTGGCGAGCGTCGCGGCGAGCGCGCGCCAGGTCTACGAGGCCTCGAACGGCCTCGTCGCCTCGCTCAAGCGCCAGCTCGACGCCGCCAAGGACGAGGTCGGCGCCGCCGCGGACGCGGAGGCGGCGATCGCCGCCATGGTGCGCAGCGTCGAGCTCAAGCGCGGCCAGTACACCGACCTCTACAAGCGGGCGAGCGAGCTCGAGACCGAGCGGCGCATCCTTACCGGGAGCACCCGGCTGGTGAGCCTCGCCGAGCTGCCGACCCGGCCGTTCTTCCCCAAGCGCCTGCCCTTCCTGGCGGCGGGCCTCACCCTCGCGACCCTCCTGGGGGCGGCCGCCGCCCTGCTGCGCGACCGCACCGACGGCACCGTCCGGGCCGCCCACGCGATCGACGAGGTCGCCGGCACCACGACGCTGGCGCAGCTGCCGCGGCTCTCCGCCCCGCGGCCCTTCCCGGGGGCCGAGCTGATCCCGGGCCGCCGCACCCTGCCGCTCGGCCCGGCCCTCTCGGGGGCGGCGCGGGACCCGAAGCTCCAGGCCGCCCTGCGCCAGCTCGCGGCGCAGCTCGCCCTGCGCCCGCCGGGCCGGACGCCGCGCAGCCTCCTCGTCACCTCGGCCTCCCCCCAGGAGGGCAAGACCTTCACCACCCTGGCGCTGGCCGCCCGGCTCGCCGCGAGCGGCCAGCGCGTCCTCGTGATCGAGGCCGACCTGCGCGCCCCGAGCATCGAGGCCGGGCTCGACCTGCCCCCGAGCCCGGGCCTCGGCGCCGTCCTGCGCGGGGAGGCGCCCGCCCGCGCCGCGATCGTGCGCAGCCGCCTGCCCGGCGTCGACGTGCTGCCGGCCGGGGGCCCGGTCGAGGATTCGACCGAGCTCCTCGCCGGCCCGCGCGTGGCGGGCGTCCTCGCCCTCGCGGAGGAGTACGACCTCGCGCTGGTCGACAGCCCGCCCCTCGGGGCCCTGATGGACGCCACCCTGCTGGCGAGGCGGGTCGAGGCCGTCCTGGTCTGCGCCCGCTGGGGCTGGTCGCAGGTCGAGGAGGCCGCGGCGGCGGTCGCCGGCGTCCGGGCGGCCGGCGGCACGGTCGCCGGCACGGTGATCACCCTGGTGCGGCCGCAGGACCAGGCGCTCTACGGCGAGCGGCCGGGCCCGGCCCGCACCTCCCTGGGAGCGGCGTGA